A part of Arachis hypogaea cultivar Tifrunner chromosome 12, arahy.Tifrunner.gnm2.J5K5, whole genome shotgun sequence genomic DNA contains:
- the LOC112726624 gene encoding uncharacterized protein has translation MARSATIPFPILDFIPVGFRFKPTDEELVSYYLNHKLLNDNFPIDIIPDIDLCKVEPWQIPALSKVKSDDPEWFFFSGRDYKYGKSKRSNRATKGGYWKATGQDRFIKERGTMNVIGSKKTLVFYSGRVPNGVKTNWVIHEYHATTFDDSQRNFVLCRLMKKVERKSEDGTDAQACDEGEPSTHMEEADESVSTMFDSPDVDMDSIFHTLPQDRSSSQHSPVGIEQQESFPFSPSENYYLVNEDSSMHIQFETNEEKQDAEKFADSILDSGNIAMFEERQQHHTFMNNHLRSVPSMRVCYESSDTDAEVVSRRADSREYHVSKMVQSSHSAARTDKTRSISSEDFWGVDSSSCDSNADKPFEINSIEISSPPPALSGSKNQYNPRLSQTHRKVSSNAIPNLEDKKKLTTVEQSRRDQEKARKTSPGKKLETRSSDVNRIGSFIHLEPCSSSESLTPRAVYLVNVVIGILLLLAISWDVLSC, from the exons atggcTAGAAGTGCCACAATTCCATTTCCAATACTTGATTTCATTCCTGTTGGATTCAGGTTCAAGCCAACAGATGAAGAGCTTGTGAGCTATTACCTCAATCACAAGCTCCTAAATGACAATTTTCCAATCGATATTATCCCTGACATTGATCTTTGCAAGGTTGAACCTTGGCAAATTCCAG CATTATCAAAGGTAAAATCGGATGATCCAGAATGGTTTTTCTTTAGTGGACGTGATTACAAGTATGGAAAGAGCAAAAGATCAAACAGGGCAACCAAAGGAGGATATTGGAAAGCCACAGGACAAGATAGATTCATAAAGGAAAGAGGAACTATGAATGTAATTGGGAGCAAGAAGACACTTGTTTTCTATAGTGGCCGTGTTCCTAATGGTGTCAAAACCAATTGGGTTATCCATGAGTATCATGCTACTACCTTTGATGATAGCCAG AGGAATTTTGTTTTGTGTCGCTTGATGAAGAAAGTCGAGAGAAAATCCGAAGATGGAACTGATGCACAAGCCTGTGATGAGGGGGAACCTAGCACTCACATGGAAGAAGCAGATGAGAGTGTCTCAACT ATGTTTGATTCGCCAGATGTGGACATGGATTCAATCTTCCACACACTGCCTCAAGACAGATCATCATCACAGCATTCTCCAGTCGGCATTGAACAGCAAGAATCCTTCCCATTCTCCCCATCTGAAAATTATTACCTTGTAAATGAAGATAGCAGTATGCATATACAATTCGAAACAAACGAAGAGAAGCAAGATGCTGAGAAATTTGCGGATTCGATTTTGGATAGTGGCAATATAGCTATGTTTGAAGAAAGACAGCAGCATCATACTTTCATGAATAATCACCTCCGCTCGGTCCCATCGATGAGGGTATGCTATGAAAGCAGTGACACAGATGCTGAAGTAGTCTCTAGACGG GCTGATTCAAGAGAATACCATGTATCAAAAATGGTTCAATCATCACATAGTGCTGCGCGCACAGATAAAACTAGAAGTATCTCTTCAGAAGACTTTTGGGGAGTGGATTCATCTTCATGTGACTCAAATGCAGATAAACCTTTTGAGATCAATTCTATTGAAATTTCTAGTCCTCCACCGGCTCTAAGTGGATCGAAAAATCAATATAATCCGAGACTATCTCAAACACATAGGAAGGTTTCAAGCAATGCAATTCCCAATCTTGAG GATAAGAAGAAATTGACCACTGTGGAACAATCAAGAAGAGATCAAGAAAAAGCTCGAAAAACTAGTCCAGGAAAGAAGTTAGAAACCAGAAGCTCTGATGTTAATAGAATTGGTAGTTTCATCCACCTAGAGCCGTGTTCGTCGAGCGAAAGCCTGACTCCACGAGCGGTATACCTTGTTAATGTAGTTATTGGGATTTTGTTGCTTCTAGCCATTAGTTGGGATGTGCTATCTTGTTAg